Proteins co-encoded in one Rhodospirillales bacterium genomic window:
- the ispG gene encoding flavodoxin-dependent (E)-4-hydroxy-3-methylbut-2-enyl-diphosphate synthase — protein MSPGQASAPPERRRSRAIKVGPVTVGGDAPISVQSMTNTPTADAAATLAQVKALATAGADIVRVSCPDEPSTEALRTIVRDSPVPIVADIHFHYRRAIEAAEAGAACLRVNPGNIGGRERVGEVVRAARDHGCSIRIGVNAGSLERDLLERYHEPTAPAMVESAMRHAAMLEDQQFFDYKISAKASSVRLAVEAYRALAEATDAPLHLGITESGGRDTGSVRSAVGLGMLLADGIGDTIRVSLSADPVEEVRVGNEILKSLGLRHRGVTVIACPSCARQQFPVIDTVRRIEERLQHIAQPITVSIIGCVVNGPGEARTSDVGVTGGGRGVHQLYVDGEPHTRLQGDDFVEHVAQLVEERARVLEDHAAKA, from the coding sequence ATTTCTCCCGGCCAAGCAAGTGCGCCACCCGAACGTCGTCGCTCGCGCGCTATCAAGGTGGGGCCGGTAACGGTCGGCGGGGACGCGCCGATCTCCGTTCAATCGATGACCAACACCCCGACGGCGGACGCTGCTGCCACGCTGGCGCAGGTCAAGGCGCTCGCCACTGCCGGTGCCGACATAGTCCGGGTTTCGTGCCCCGACGAGCCGTCGACCGAAGCGCTTCGGACCATCGTCCGTGACTCCCCTGTCCCCATCGTCGCGGACATCCACTTCCACTATCGCCGCGCCATCGAGGCGGCCGAAGCCGGGGCTGCGTGCCTGCGGGTCAATCCGGGAAACATCGGCGGCCGCGAACGAGTTGGGGAAGTCGTGCGGGCAGCCCGCGATCACGGGTGCTCCATCCGGATCGGCGTGAACGCCGGATCGCTCGAGCGCGACCTGCTGGAGCGATACCACGAACCGACGGCACCAGCCATGGTCGAGAGTGCGATGCGGCACGCGGCCATGCTGGAAGACCAGCAATTCTTCGACTACAAAATCAGCGCCAAGGCGTCGAGCGTCCGCCTTGCGGTGGAAGCCTATCGCGCCCTGGCCGAGGCCACCGACGCGCCATTGCACTTGGGGATCACCGAATCCGGAGGTCGCGACACGGGCTCCGTGCGATCGGCGGTTGGCCTCGGCATGCTGCTGGCCGACGGCATCGGCGACACGATCCGCGTCTCGTTGTCGGCGGACCCGGTAGAAGAGGTTCGTGTCGGCAACGAGATTCTCAAGTCGCTCGGCCTCCGGCACCGGGGTGTGACGGTGATCGCCTGTCCGAGTTGCGCCCGCCAGCAGTTTCCCGTCATCGACACGGTCCGCCGCATCGAGGAACGACTGCAGCACATCGCGCAGCCAATCACGGTGTCCATCATCGGCTGTGTGGTCAACGGTCCGGGGGAAGCCCGCACCTCCGATGTCGGCGTGACCGGCGGCGGCCGTGGGGTGCACCAGCTGTACGTCGACGGGGAACCGCACACCCGGCTTCAGGGTGACGACTTCGTCGAACATGTGGCCCAGCTAGTGGAGGAGCGCGCACGAGTTCTTGAAGACCATGCCGCAAAAGCCTGA
- the hisS gene encoding histidine--tRNA ligase — translation MAKGLQPVRGTHDLFGDDKRRFDHIVAAARSVAATYGYAPMATPAFEFTEVFRRTLGETSDIVTKEMYTFASGSGEEVTLRPEGTAPVARALVSGGRLQVLPARLFYDGPMFRRERPQKGRMRQFHQVGIELIGEPSPVGDVEVIAAGARLLERLGLTDSVTLHLHTLGNGASRDRYRTALIAYLDRHRASLSADSQRRLDRNPLRVLDSKAPEDREVADKAPRLLDYLDPDSAGFFAEVRCQLDALNISYEIDPLLVRGLDYYMHTTFEFVTDRLGAQGAVLAGGRYDGLTERMGGPPLAGTGWAAGIERLSMLTGDNLPERPRPILVARVSEDATTQALQCAEALRDAGLPTELALQGSLKRQLRHADRIEARAAVLLGQRELEAGVVSVRDLDSGDQTEVPFVRLPGHVLEMIDGG, via the coding sequence ATGGCTAAAGGATTGCAGCCGGTGCGCGGGACCCATGACCTGTTCGGAGACGACAAACGCCGATTTGACCACATCGTAGCCGCCGCCCGGTCGGTCGCCGCCACCTACGGCTATGCGCCGATGGCGACGCCGGCGTTCGAGTTCACCGAGGTGTTCCGCCGCACGCTGGGCGAGACTTCCGACATCGTCACCAAGGAGATGTACACCTTCGCCTCTGGTTCCGGCGAGGAGGTGACGTTGCGCCCGGAAGGCACGGCTCCGGTGGCCCGCGCCTTAGTTTCGGGCGGACGGCTGCAGGTGCTGCCGGCGCGGCTGTTCTACGACGGGCCCATGTTCCGGCGCGAGCGGCCGCAGAAGGGCCGGATGCGCCAGTTTCACCAGGTCGGCATCGAGTTGATCGGCGAGCCTTCGCCGGTGGGCGATGTCGAGGTGATCGCGGCCGGTGCGCGCCTGCTCGAGCGGCTCGGGCTGACAGATTCCGTCACCTTGCATCTCCACACCCTGGGCAACGGCGCCAGCCGCGACCGTTACCGAACCGCGCTCATCGCCTACCTCGACCGGCACCGCGCAAGCCTGTCCGCCGACTCGCAGCGGCGGCTGGACCGGAACCCGCTGCGAGTGCTGGATTCGAAGGCTCCGGAGGATCGCGAGGTCGCGGACAAAGCGCCGCGGCTGCTTGATTACCTCGATCCGGACTCGGCCGGGTTCTTCGCTGAAGTCCGGTGCCAGCTCGACGCATTGAACATCAGCTACGAGATCGATCCGCTGCTGGTGCGGGGTCTCGACTACTACATGCATACGACCTTCGAGTTCGTCACGGATCGGCTCGGGGCCCAGGGCGCCGTCCTGGCCGGCGGCCGCTACGACGGTCTCACCGAGCGGATGGGCGGGCCTCCCCTCGCCGGGACCGGCTGGGCAGCGGGAATCGAGCGTCTCAGCATGCTGACCGGTGACAACTTGCCGGAGAGGCCCCGGCCCATACTTGTTGCCCGCGTTTCGGAGGACGCCACGACGCAGGCGCTCCAGTGCGCCGAAGCCCTGCGAGATGCGGGCCTACCCACCGAGCTCGCATTGCAGGGAAGTCTCAAGCGTCAGCTGCGACATGCGGACCGGATCGAGGCCCGGGCCGCCGTTCTCCTAGGGCAGCGCGAGCTCGAGGCGGGCGTGGTCTCGGTGCGGGACCTGGACTCCGGGGACCAAACCGAGGTTCCGTTTGTGCGGCTTCCGGGCCACGTATTGGAGATGATCGACGGTGGTTGA